The following coding sequences lie in one Silene latifolia isolate original U9 population chromosome 5, ASM4854445v1, whole genome shotgun sequence genomic window:
- the LOC141656858 gene encoding mediator of RNA polymerase II transcription subunit 25-like: MADKQLIIVVEGTAAMGPYWKSIVSDYLDKIIRSFCANDMGVQKSSASTFELALVMFNTHGPYSASLVQRSGWTRDIDNFFGWLSSLPFSGGGWSDVATAEGLAEALMMFAIPQNGYQSQQNLDGKRHCILVSASNPYPLPTPVYRPAIESMEPAENGESQMENLLNDAETVSKWFGQCSVSLSVICPKQLPKLRAIYNAAKNQRTSEPAVDVKQPHSLVLLSENFVEACAALGRSGLPPSQNPVSILPPGSGPPISLPSANGSILNKPTISTGNVAQPQATIKVEPSTLTSIGSGPAHPNMPSVPRASAPSVPSLQALSPPSVSQETTSNNESVADLKPVVGVAQTSKPVVGTLLNNISNIRGMSGLTSLGLPSMGGNPIGTHMSNMISSGMASAGVVPQTVLSSGQSGVSSVPGPGTITAASQPVQNTAINSFSTATSNVTANSNLGISQSATNLQGSVNNNMGSTVSGLVQGNVNNNMGSTASGIGQGNIPPMAQSGSNMNANIVPNHLTNGGPPVTGSMLTQGMPQQAQGGMQSVGMNNAASLMPMSQQGPASMQPSQSKYVKVWEGNLSGQRQQQPVFITKLEGYRNATASETLAANWPPTMQIVRLISQDHMNNKQYVGKADFLVFRAMNQHGFLSQLQEKKLCAVIQLPSQTLLLSVSDKACRLIGMLFPGDMVVFKPQIPTQQHQQQQLQHQQLQQQQQQQQLQHMQQQQQQQPTIQQLQQQIQQQQPSMQLQQQISQLQQQQQLQQQQQQQQQQQQQHQQQQIPTLQQQQMQQLQQQQQQIPQLQQQQQQQQQQIPQLQHQQQQQQQQQQLQQLQQQTQPQQMVGGMGQGYMQGPGRPQMVPQGQVPSSQGTPPNMPGNGFMG, encoded by the exons ATGGCGGATAAGCAGCTTATAATTGTTGTTGAAGGAACTGCTGCAATGGGTCCTTACTGGAAATCCATTGTTTCAGATTACCTTGATAAAATCATCAG GTCTTTTTGTGCCAACGACATGGGGGTGCAG AAGTCATCTGCTTCAACGTTTGAGCTGGCCTTGGTTATGTTTAATACGCATGGACCTTATTCTG CTTCCTTGGTTCAGCGAAGTGGGTGGACTAGAGACATAGACAATTTCTTTGGCTGGTTATCTTCCCTACCATTTTCTGGTGGTGGATGGAGTGACGTTGCAACTGCAGAAGGTCTTGCCGAGGCTTTAATG ATGTTTGCTATCCCTCAAAATGGATATCAGTCTCAGCAGAATTTGGATGGTAAAAGGCACTGCATTCTTGTTTCTGCCAGTAACCCTTATCCCTTGCCGACACCAGTATACCGACCGGCTATTGAAAGTATGGAGCCAGCTGAAAATGGTGAATCACAAATGGAAAATCTTCTAAATGACGCTGAAACTGTGTCCAAGTGGTTTGGACAG TGCTCTGTCTCTTTGTCAGTCATCTGTCCCAAACAGCTACCGAAGCTTAGAGCCATTTACAATGCG GCTAAGAACCAGAGAACATCTGAACCAGCTGTTGATGTTAAGCAACCCCACTCTCTTGTTTTATTATCGGAAAACTTCGTCGAGGCTTGTGCCGCATTAGGTCGATCAGGCTTGCCACCAAGTCAGAATCCTGTCTCAATTCTGCCACCTGGGTCTGGCCCTCCAATTTCTTTGCCATCAG CCAACGGATCTATCTTGAATAAACCCACCATATCTACAGGGAATGTTGCTCAGCCTCAGGCAACTATCAAAGTG gagCCAAGTACATTGACTTCCATTGGATCTGGACCTGCTCATCCTAATATGCCTTCTGTGCCTCGTGCTTCTGCTCCAAGTGTTCCTAGTTTGCAGGCGCTTTCACCTCCTTCTGTATCCCAAGAGACTACTTCGAATAACGAGAGTGTAGCTGACCTCAAGCCAGTGGTCGGTGTGGCACAAACCTCTAAACCTGTTGTTGGTACTCTACTAAACAACATCTCTAATATACGAGGAATGTCTGGATTAACTTCTCTTGGATTGCCTTCAATGGGTGGTAACCCTATTGGTACCCATATGTCAAACATGATATCTTCGGGGATGGCATCAGCTGGAGTAGTTCCTCAAACAGTTTTGTCTTCTGGGCAATCAGGTGTCTCTTCAGTACCTGGACCCGGCACCATTACAGCAGCTTCACAGCCTGTACAAAATACTGCCATTAATTCATTTTCTACTGCAACTTCTAACGTGACTGCAAATTCAAACCTTGGTATTTCTCAGTCGGCGACCAATCTTCAAGGAAGTGTGAATAACAATATGGGGTCCACTGTATCAGGACTGGTTCAAGGAAATGTGAATAACAATATGGGGTCCACTGCATCAGGAATTGGTCAAGGAAATATTCCACCAATGGCACAAAGTGGGAGTAACATGAATGCAAACATCGTGCCTAACCATTTAACTAACGGCGGACCGCCTGTTACTGGGTCTATGCTTACTCAAGGAATGCCTCAGCAGGCACAAGGAGGAATGCAGTCTGTTGGGATGAACAATGCAGCCTCTCTTATGCCGATGTCTCAACAAGGTCCAGCTTCCATGCAACCATCACAGTCCAAATATGTTAAAGTTTGGGAG GGAAATTTATCTGGACAGAGACAACAGCAACCTGTATTTATCACTAAATTGGAG GGGTATAGAAATGCGACAGCCTCAGAGAC ACTTGCAGCAAATTGGCCTCCAACCATGCAAATAGTTCGTCTTATATCTCAGGATCACATGAATAACAA GCAGTACGTTGGCAAAGCAGATTTTCTTGTTTTCCGAGCAATGAATCAGCATGGGTTTCTTTCACAGCTACAAGAAAAGAAACTT TGCGCAGTCATCCAGCTGCCATCTCAGACTCTGCTGTTATCTGTTTCTGATAAAGCATGCCGCTTGATAGGAATGCTTTTCCCGGGG GATATGGTGGTCTTCAAGCCACAAATACCCACCCAGCAACACCAGCAACAGCAATTGCAGCATCAGCAGTTGCAACAacagcaacagcaacaacaacttCAGCATATGCAACAGCAACAGCAACAACAGCCAACCATTCAACAGCTGCAGCAACAAATTCAGCAACAACAGCCGTCCATGCAACTTCAACAACAAATCTCGCAACTCCAGCAGCAGCAACAACTTCaacaacaacagcagcagcagcagcaacaacaacaacaacatcaacagcAACAGATCCCTACACTTCAGCAACAACAAATGCAGCAGcttcaacaacaacagcaacaaatcCCACAActtcagcagcagcaacaacaacaacagcaacaaatcCCGCAACTTCAAcatcagcagcaacaacaacagcaacagcaGCAATTACAGCAGCTACAACAGCAAACCCAACCTCAGCAAATGGTTGGTGGAATGGG
- the LOC141654918 gene encoding uncharacterized protein LOC141654918, with the protein MPGDDDKGSKGKIIPTTSPLYLHQSDSTSLMLTQIIFDGDNYDLWAPAVRNGLDAKNKLKFIEGKVKKPDEDNDDDVECVAWRQCNAMLKAWLRNVIDVKLHPSIAFEHTISEVWEELKNRYSAGNAPRVHQLKGELMECKQGRLPVVEYYTKLKTIWDELVNYSKNTRCTCGAAAEIAKEREEEKAINF; encoded by the coding sequence ATGCCAGGAGACGACGACAAGGGCTCGAAAGGAAAAATTATTCCGACGACTTCTCCGCTTTACCTTCACCAATCGGATAGCACTAGTCTCATGTTGACACAAATCATTTTTGACGGTGATAACTACGATTTGTGGGCACCGGCTGTCAGAAATGGTTTGGATGCTAAAAACAAACTAAAATTTATTGAGGGAAAGGTCAAGAAACCGGATGAAGACAATGACGACGATGTCGAATGCGTGGCCTGGAGGCAATGCAACGCCATGTTGAAAGCATGGTTGAGGAATGTAATTGATGTTAAATTACATCCGAGTATCGCTTTTGAGCATACCATCTCAGAAGTATGGGAGGAATTGAAGAATAGGTACTCTGCTGGAAACGCGCCGCGGGTGCATCAACTAAAAGGGGAATTGATGGAATGCAAGCAGGGGAGGCTACCTGTGGTTGAATACTACACAAAGTTGAAAACCATTTGGGATGAACTTGTGAATTATAGCAAGAATACGAGATGCACTTGTGGAGCAGCAGCCGAGATTGCTAAGGAGCGGGAAGAAGAGAAGGCCATCAATTTTTGA